GCCTATTCGAGAACTTACACCTTCGTGATCAATTTTAAGGATCAGATCAACGACTGGGAGATGGGCAACGAGATCAACCTTCTGGCGCTGGATTCCAGCGGCAAGAAGCTCTACGGCCACGGCTGGACCGCCGAGGAATTCGACATCCCGGTCATGAACGACTGGGTCGCGGTCCTCAAGGGCATGTCCGATGCGATCGACAAGATCAATCGCGAACACGGAACGCATTTGCGACGCGTGCTCAACACCACGTCGACGATGTTCGGCTTCCTCGATTTCATGGCGTCGAAGGGTGTCGGATTCGACGTCATCTCCTACCACTATTATGAATCCCTCAATCAGAATCCAAACCGCGCCTGGGGCGGCAGCAGGCAGCCCTACAATCTGTTCAAGAAGCTCGCGACGTACGGCAAGCCGGTCGTCTTCAATGAGGTCAATTGCGCGGAGATCTACAAGCCGGCCTACGAGAACGAAGCCGGCAAACCCCTCACCGAGGCATGCTACAAGAGCCTGCACGCCACGTTGAGCTTCATCGCCAAACAGGTCGACGCCGATGTCGAGAGCGTGCTGATCTACGAGTTGTTCGATGAGCCGAAGAAGGCCCCGCCGGAAAACCGCTTCGGCCTGAT
This portion of the Bradyrhizobium diazoefficiens genome encodes:
- a CDS encoding glycosyl hydrolase 53 family protein produces the protein MFLALKRVFLAALLLALGLVASVENASAGPLTWGVDGPDGRRADLKAIFEVMRARGLTQYRVAANLARDTDPYEVQMYRDMLALAKTYGITLKPILATPFAWGDRTDGGKYPAGDWNALYQQAYSRTYTFVINFKDQINDWEMGNEINLLALDSSGKKLYGHGWTAEEFDIPVMNDWVAVLKGMSDAIDKINREHGTHLRRVLNTTSTMFGFLDFMASKGVGFDVISYHYYESLNQNPNRAWGGSRQPYNLFKKLATYGKPVVFNEVNCAEIYKPAYENEAGKPLTEACYKSLHATLSFIAKQVDADVESVLIYELFDEPKKAPPENRFGLMYDLNTPKIPLYMLSRFAGKNLAPHEAEELAKRGM